A section of the archaeon BMS3Bbin15 genome encodes:
- the panE gene encoding 2-dehydropantoate 2-reductase, which yields MLQDIEKGRKTEIDFLNGAIARLGKKHGIDVPYNNSLVALIKFLEYNSHTSDNLILSPTSSLRSSKNSG from the coding sequence ATGCTTCAGGATATTGAAAAGGGAAGAAAGACAGAGATTGACTTTTTAAACGGTGCTATAGCAAGGCTCGGGAAAAAGCATGGTATAGATGTGCCTTATAATAATAGCCTTGTTGCACTGATTAAATTTCTGGAGTATAATTCTCATACCTCGGACAATCTGATTCTATCTCCAACAAGTTCTTTAAGGTCATCAAAAAACTCTGGATAG
- the aroA gene encoding 3-phosphoshikimate 1-carboxyvinyltransferase translates to MIDMRALIYEAAGVKGRVKAPPSKSYTHRAFVISGLADGSSRIIEPLLSDDTLVTLNAMKAFGAEVERQKNEVLIRGTSGKLNSPRLIDCGNSGTSLRLLTGVSALDGEVTLIGDASLQSRPIQPLLDALAQLGVNSETLQAGGRPPVRVYGKGGRINNGRVRIRGDMSSQFISSLLIISPYAEEDVIIEITTPLKSQPYIDITLGMMKSYGAGVENINYRKFIVSSSRYKGREFKIEGDYSSASYFIALAAMSRGRVEVENLHSDSLQGDRRILSIVEEMGAEVEIGKNMIAVEGRKLSAIEVDLGDTPDLLPTVAVLAAVARGKSIIRNVEHARYKESDRIHACASEIVRFGCRVVERRDGLEIEGKEKPRGARVKSYNDHRMVMALSILGLVSSGETVIEDVESVAISYPEFFDDLKELVGDRIRLSEV, encoded by the coding sequence ATGATTGATATGAGAGCATTAATATATGAAGCTGCAGGTGTGAAGGGAAGGGTAAAGGCACCTCCCTCGAAGAGCTATACTCACAGAGCTTTTGTAATCTCAGGTCTTGCTGATGGAAGCTCAAGAATAATTGAGCCTCTTCTGTCAGATGACACCCTTGTAACTTTAAATGCTATGAAAGCCTTTGGAGCAGAAGTTGAAAGGCAGAAAAATGAGGTTTTAATCAGAGGTACTTCTGGTAAGCTGAACTCACCTAGGCTTATAGACTGTGGGAATTCAGGCACCAGTCTGAGACTGTTAACAGGTGTTTCTGCTCTTGACGGCGAGGTTACTCTTATAGGTGATGCATCACTCCAGAGCAGGCCTATTCAGCCACTTCTTGATGCTCTAGCTCAACTTGGTGTTAACTCTGAAACTCTTCAGGCAGGTGGAAGACCTCCTGTCAGGGTTTATGGTAAGGGGGGCAGGATAAATAATGGCAGGGTTAGAATAAGAGGTGATATGAGCTCTCAGTTTATCTCCTCTCTTCTTATAATATCACCTTATGCGGAAGAGGATGTGATTATAGAGATAACCACACCTTTGAAGTCACAGCCCTATATTGATATAACCCTTGGGATGATGAAAAGCTATGGTGCCGGGGTTGAAAATATAAACTACAGGAAATTTATTGTCTCTTCTTCCAGATATAAAGGAAGAGAATTCAAAATAGAGGGTGACTACTCCTCGGCAAGCTATTTTATAGCTCTTGCTGCTATGAGCAGAGGTAGAGTAGAGGTGGAGAATTTACATTCTGATTCTCTTCAGGGCGATAGACGTATTTTAAGTATTGTCGAGGAGATGGGTGCAGAGGTTGAAATCGGGAAGAATATGATAGCTGTTGAAGGGAGAAAGCTTTCAGCTATTGAGGTTGACCTTGGCGATACTCCTGATTTGCTTCCAACTGTTGCTGTTCTTGCTGCAGTGGCAAGGGGAAAGAGTATAATTCGCAATGTTGAGCATGCAAGATACAAGGAAAGCGACAGAATACATGCCTGCGCTAGTGAGATAGTCAGGTTTGGCTGTAGGGTTGTGGAGAGGAGAGACGGACTGGAGATTGAAGGGAAGGAAAAGCCGAGAGGTGCCAGGGTTAAGAGCTACAATGACCATAGAATGGTGATGGCTCTTTCTATTCTTGGTCTTGTAAGCAGCGGTGAAACGGTAATAGAGGATGTTGAAAGTGTTGCCATATCCTATCCAGAGTTTTTTGATGACCTTAAAGAACTTGTTGGAGATAGAATCAGATTGTCCGAGGTATGA